The following coding sequences are from one Anolis sagrei isolate rAnoSag1 chromosome 6, rAnoSag1.mat, whole genome shotgun sequence window:
- the GJC2 gene encoding gap junction gamma-2 protein: MTNMSWSFLTRLLEEIHNHSTFVGKIWLTVLIVFRIVLTAVGGESIYSDEQSKFTCNTKQPGCDNVCYDAFAPLSHVRFWVFQIIMISTPSVIYLGYAIHRIARSSEEEKKRFRGFKRKKQFALNWQAVRNLEDPLGAEEEEPMIADEIVEMEEKAKAKEERKEQKKHDGRRHIQEEGLMKIYVFQLLTRASFEVAFLIGQYMLYGFEVTPYYLCTREPCPHDVDCFVSRPTEKTIFLLVMYVVSCLCLLLNLAEMCHLGIGTIRDAIRERKIHSFRQPPYNYAAYPKNISCPPEYNLVVKSDKQGKVPNSLMAHEQNLANVAQEQQCTSPDENIPPDLSTLHKHLRVAQEQLDIAFQSYNGTQGNGQPSRTSSPASGGTMAEQNRANTAQEKQGAKPKAGSERGSSNGKDGKNSVWI, translated from the coding sequence ATGACCAACATGAGCTGGAGCTTCCTAACCCGCCTACTAGAAGAAATTCACAACCACTCCACGTTTGTGGGGAAGATCTGGCTGACCGTCCTGATCGTCTTCCGCATTGTCCTGACGGCCGTCGGGGGCGAGTCCATCTATTCGGACGAACAGAGCAAGTTCACTTGCAACACCAAGCAGCCTGGTTGTGACAACGTCTGCTATGACGCCTTTGCGCCACTCTCCCACGTCCGGTTCTGGGTCTTCCAGATCATCATGATCTCCACGCCGTCGGTCATCTACTTGGGCTACGCCATCCACAGGATCGCCAGGTCctcagaagaggagaagaagaggttCCGGGGTTTCAAGCGGAAGAAGCAGTTTGCGCTTAACTGGCAAGCCGTCCGCAATCTGGAAGACCCCTTGGGAGCTGAAGAGGAGGAGCCCATGATCGCCGATGAGATTGTGGAGATGGAAGAGAAAGCCAAAgccaaggaggagaggaaggagcagAAGAAGCACGACGGCAGGAGACATATCCAGGAGGAGGGCCTGATGAAGATCTACGTCTTCCAGCTCCTCACCCGAGCCTCGTTCGAAGTGGCCTTCTTGATCGGGCAGTACATGCTCTACGGCTTCGAAGTCACACCGTATTACCTTTGCACCCGAGAGCCTTGCCCTCACGACGTCGACTGCTTTGTGTCTCGGCCGACGGAGAAGACCATCTTCCTCTTGGTGATGTACGTCGTCAGCTGCCTTTGCTTGCTCCTCAATCTGGCCGAGATGTGCCACTTGGGCATCGGCACCATCCGGGACGCCATCCGAGAACGGAAGATCCACAGCTTCCGGCAGCCGCCCTACAACTACGCCGCTTACCCCAAGAACATCTCCTGCCCGCCGGAGTACAATCTGGTGGTGAAATCAGACAAGCAGGGCAAGGTGCCCAACAGTTTGATGGCCCACGAGCAGAACTTGGCCAACGTCGCTCAGGAGCAGCAGTGCACCAGCCCTGATGAGAACATTCCCCCAGACTTGTCCACGCTCCATAAACACTTGCGGGTGGCTCAAGAGCAGCTGGATATTGCCTTCCAGAGCTACAATGGGACTCAGGGGAATGGGCAGCCCTCGAGGACCAGCAGTCCTGCATCCGGCGGGACGATGGCGGAGCAGAACAGGGCCAACACAGCCCAGGAAAAACAAGGGGCCAAGCCTAAAGCTGGTTCGGAGAGAGGTAGTTCCAACGGCAAAGATGGGAAAAACTCTGTCTGGATATAA